One Novosphingobium sp. G106 DNA segment encodes these proteins:
- a CDS encoding beta-ketoacyl-ACP synthase III: MMRRSVVLGTGSALPRRKLGNEELARMVDTSDEWIVERTGIRNRHVAAPDETTSSLATESAKRALEAAGIDAKSIDLIVLATATPDQTFPATATIVQNELGCNGGIAFDVAAVCSGFLYALGVADSMLVSGAANRALVIGSETFSRILDWEDRTTCVLFGDGAGAIVLEARTEPLDEASNQPRGVLATKLHADGQHNQLLYVDGGPSTTGTVGKLRMKGREVFRHAVTNLTSVLLEVVEAAGISTEEIDWLVPHQANARILDATARKLGFSPDKVVMTVDQHANTSAASVPLALDAAIRDGRIKQGDLVMLEAMGGGFTWGASLIRI; encoded by the coding sequence CTGATGCGTCGTTCGGTCGTTCTGGGTACGGGTTCCGCACTGCCGCGCCGCAAGCTTGGCAACGAAGAACTGGCGCGCATGGTCGATACCAGCGACGAATGGATCGTCGAGCGCACGGGCATCCGCAACCGTCACGTTGCGGCGCCCGATGAAACCACATCCAGCCTCGCCACCGAATCGGCGAAGCGTGCGCTCGAAGCCGCCGGGATCGACGCCAAGTCGATCGATCTGATCGTGCTGGCCACGGCGACGCCCGACCAGACCTTCCCGGCGACGGCGACGATCGTGCAGAACGAGCTGGGCTGCAACGGCGGCATCGCCTTCGACGTCGCCGCGGTTTGCTCGGGCTTCCTCTACGCGCTCGGCGTGGCCGATTCGATGCTCGTCTCGGGCGCGGCCAACCGGGCGCTGGTGATCGGCTCGGAAACCTTCAGCCGCATCCTCGACTGGGAGGACCGGACGACCTGCGTGCTGTTCGGCGATGGCGCCGGCGCGATCGTCCTCGAAGCGCGGACAGAACCTTTGGACGAGGCGTCGAACCAGCCGCGCGGCGTGCTTGCTACCAAGCTCCACGCCGATGGTCAGCACAACCAGTTGCTCTATGTCGACGGCGGGCCGTCGACCACGGGCACGGTCGGCAAGCTGCGCATGAAGGGCCGCGAGGTCTTCCGCCACGCCGTGACCAATCTCACGTCGGTTTTGCTCGAAGTTGTCGAGGCTGCCGGCATCTCGACCGAAGAGATCGACTGGTTGGTACCGCACCAGGCCAATGCTCGCATCCTCGATGCTACGGCCAGGAAGCTCGGCTTCTCGCCCGACAAGGTGGTGATGACCGTGGACCAGCACGCCAACACCTCGGCCGCATCGGTGCCGCTGGCGCTCGACGCGGCGATCCGTGATGGTCGCATCAAGCAGGGCGACCTCGTCATGCTCGAGGCGATGGGCGGCGGCTTTACCTGGGGCGCCAGCCTGATCCGGATCTAG
- the plsX gene encoding phosphate acyltransferase PlsX, with protein MSLPRIAVDAMGGDEGVRVMVEGAALARRRHDRFKFLLVGDETRIKAALENHPNLRGASEILHSTDVISGEDKPSQALRRAKTTSMGMAINAVKAGDAGAAVSAGNTGALMAIAKLALRTMPGIDRPALAALLPTLGDNDVVMLDLGANTECDARNLIQFAIMGAAYSRVVTGLEAPRVRLLNIGTEEMKGTEELREASDRLRAAARDLSISFDGFIEADKVCRGEVDVVVSDGFSGNIALKAIEGTARFVADLLRRSFSSSLRSKFGFLVSRPATELLKHHLDPNNHNGAVFLGLNGIVVKSHGSANAVGVANAVHVTARLLEENVTERITADLARVGEDSLKRRRSAQTGAAATGDAA; from the coding sequence ATGAGTCTTCCGCGTATCGCTGTCGACGCGATGGGCGGGGACGAGGGCGTGCGGGTAATGGTCGAGGGCGCCGCTCTGGCGCGCCGTCGTCATGACCGTTTCAAGTTCCTGCTGGTCGGTGACGAGACGCGAATCAAGGCCGCGCTCGAGAATCATCCGAACCTGCGCGGCGCGTCGGAGATCCTCCATTCGACCGACGTGATCAGCGGCGAGGACAAGCCGAGCCAGGCTCTGCGCCGCGCCAAGACCACGTCGATGGGCATGGCGATCAACGCGGTGAAGGCGGGCGACGCCGGCGCCGCGGTCAGCGCGGGCAACACAGGCGCGCTCATGGCCATCGCCAAGCTGGCACTGCGCACGATGCCCGGCATCGACCGTCCTGCGCTCGCCGCCCTGCTGCCGACGCTCGGCGACAACGACGTCGTCATGCTCGACCTCGGCGCCAATACCGAGTGCGACGCGCGCAACCTCATCCAGTTCGCCATCATGGGCGCCGCCTATTCGCGCGTCGTCACGGGGCTGGAGGCGCCGCGCGTGCGGCTGCTCAACATCGGTACCGAAGAAATGAAGGGTACCGAAGAGCTGCGTGAGGCCTCGGATCGCCTCAGGGCTGCGGCCAGGGATCTTTCCATTTCGTTCGACGGCTTCATCGAGGCGGACAAGGTCTGCCGCGGTGAGGTCGACGTCGTCGTCTCGGACGGCTTCTCGGGCAATATCGCGCTCAAGGCGATCGAGGGCACGGCCCGCTTCGTCGCCGACCTGCTGCGCCGCAGCTTCTCGAGCTCGCTGCGCTCGAAATTCGGCTTCCTGGTGTCGCGCCCTGCGACCGAGCTGCTGAAGCACCACCTCGACCCCAACAACCACAACGGCGCCGTGTTCCTCGGGCTCAACGGTATCGTCGTAAAGAGCCACGGCAGCGCCAATGCCGTGGGGGTTGCCAATGCCGTCCACGTGACGGCCCGCCTTCTGGAAGAAAATGTGACCGAACGGATTACTGCCGACCTTGCCCGCGTGGGCGAAGACAGCCTGAAGCGGCGCCGTAGCGCCCAGACGGGGGCTGCCGCTACGGGGGACGCCGCCTGA
- the rpmF gene encoding 50S ribosomal protein L32 has protein sequence MAVPKRKTSPSRRGMRRSHDALKVEAFHECGNCGELKRPHNLCNACGHYNGREIIAVGL, from the coding sequence ATGGCTGTCCCTAAGAGAAAAACCAGCCCGTCCCGCCGGGGCATGCGCCGCAGCCATGATGCGCTGAAGGTTGAAGCGTTCCACGAATGTGGCAACTGCGGCGAGCTCAAGCGCCCGCACAACCTGTGCAACGCCTGCGGTCACTACAACGGTCGCGAGATTATCGCGGTCGGGCTCTAA
- a CDS encoding MAPEG family protein: MLLPTTLCLAAAAAVINIWISMRVGRVRHAVKVSVGDGGDEALVRRMRAHANFIENTPLTLILIAAIDLSGKGAAWLAIVGAIYMLGRVCHALGMDGGSMQALRGAGTAITMLTQLGLAIVAVLIALGHL; this comes from the coding sequence GTGCTGCTTCCGACAACTTTGTGCCTGGCCGCCGCGGCCGCAGTTATCAACATCTGGATTTCGATGCGCGTGGGACGTGTACGCCATGCGGTCAAGGTATCGGTGGGTGATGGTGGCGACGAGGCGCTCGTGCGCCGGATGCGGGCCCATGCCAACTTCATCGAGAACACGCCGCTGACGCTGATCCTGATCGCCGCGATCGATCTTTCGGGCAAAGGCGCGGCCTGGCTGGCGATCGTTGGAGCCATCTACATGCTCGGCCGCGTCTGCCATGCGCTGGGCATGGACGGCGGTTCGATGCAGGCACTGCGCGGCGCGGGCACGGCGATCACCATGCTCACTCAGCTAGGCCTGGCGATCGTGGCAGTGCTGATCGCGCTCGGGCACCTCTAG
- a CDS encoding MBL fold metallo-hydrolase, translating into MTETAPESGPPMRVAIVPVTAFEQNCSLVWCTKTMRGAFVDPGGDLDKLKLALEKTGVTLEKILVTHGHMDHCGQAGVLAKEMGVPIEGPHQGDRFWIEGLDDSSMRFGLPGESFEPDRWLNGGDQVTVGELTFDVVHCPGHTPGHVVFHHAPSQVAMVGDVLFAGSIGRTDFPQGNHQDLLDSITQRLWPLGDEVTFVPGHGPTSTFGQERRTNPFVADARFG; encoded by the coding sequence ATGACCGAAACTGCCCCAGAATCCGGCCCGCCGATGCGCGTCGCCATTGTTCCCGTCACCGCTTTCGAGCAGAACTGCTCGCTGGTCTGGTGCACCAAGACCATGCGCGGTGCTTTCGTCGACCCGGGCGGGGATCTCGACAAGCTCAAGCTGGCGCTCGAGAAGACCGGGGTCACGCTCGAGAAGATCCTCGTCACCCACGGCCATATGGACCACTGCGGCCAGGCCGGTGTCCTGGCGAAGGAGATGGGCGTGCCGATCGAGGGGCCGCACCAGGGCGACCGCTTCTGGATCGAGGGGCTCGACGATTCGTCGATGCGCTTCGGCCTGCCCGGCGAGAGCTTCGAGCCCGACCGCTGGCTCAATGGGGGCGATCAGGTGACCGTGGGCGAACTGACCTTCGACGTCGTCCATTGCCCGGGACACACGCCGGGCCATGTCGTGTTCCACCATGCACCGTCGCAGGTGGCGATGGTGGGCGACGTGCTGTTTGCCGGCTCGATCGGCCGCACCGATTTCCCGCAGGGCAACCACCAGGACCTGCTCGATTCGATCACCCAGCGCCTCTGGCCGCTGGGCGACGAGGTGACTTTCGTGCCCGGCCATGGGCCGACGAGCACCTTCGGTCAGGAGCGGCGGACCAATCCTTTCGTGGCGGACGCGCGCTTTGGTTGA
- a CDS encoding LexA family transcriptional regulator, producing the protein MAASDPRERLLELSAERGVSLAQLSALIGRNSAYLQQFVRKGSPRKLEEGDRATLARFFGVSEGELGASEEKSSNMDWIDVPRLALGASAGPGALAQDEQPIGAFRFGRAWLRRQGLDPRGLSAISVDGDSMEPVLRDGDEILVDSAPRPLRDGIHVVRVDGALLVKRLETGRPGLIVLKSDNPAYDPIELTPRDVDVVGRVVWKGGRL; encoded by the coding sequence ATGGCCGCATCCGATCCGCGCGAGCGTCTGCTCGAATTGTCCGCCGAACGGGGCGTGAGTCTCGCGCAGCTTTCGGCGCTGATCGGCCGGAATTCGGCCTATTTGCAGCAGTTCGTGCGCAAGGGTAGCCCGCGCAAGCTCGAGGAAGGGGACCGGGCGACGCTGGCGCGCTTCTTCGGCGTGAGCGAGGGGGAGCTTGGCGCATCGGAGGAAAAATCCTCCAATATGGACTGGATTGATGTTCCACGCCTCGCGCTCGGCGCTTCGGCCGGACCGGGTGCGCTGGCGCAAGATGAGCAGCCGATCGGCGCTTTCCGCTTCGGCCGTGCCTGGCTGCGCCGGCAGGGCCTCGACCCGCGAGGGTTGTCGGCGATCTCGGTCGACGGCGATTCGATGGAACCGGTGCTGCGCGACGGCGACGAGATCCTCGTCGACAGCGCTCCGCGCCCCTTGCGCGACGGCATCCACGTCGTGCGCGTCGACGGGGCGCTGTTGGTCAAGCGGCTGGAAACCGGGCGGCCGGGGCTGATCGTGCTCAAGAGCGATAATCCGGCCTATGATCCGATCGAACTCACGCCTCGCGATGTCGATGTGGTCGGCCGTGTCGTCTGGAAGGGCGGGCGGCTATAG
- a CDS encoding acetolactate synthase large subunit, which translates to MADGAGKKASDLFIECLEEEGCEYIFGVPGEENLDFLDSLSRSKKIKLILTRHEQGAGFMAATYGRHTGKTGVCIATLGPGATNFVTAAAYATLGGMPMLMITGQKPIKKSKQGRFQILDVVSMMAPITKFTHQMASSDNIPSRLREAYRLAEEEKPGATHIELPEDIADEHTEAVPLKRSTVRRPTADVKSIRQAVDAIQSAKSPVLVIGAGANRTMTSKMLLEFIEKTGIPFITTQLGKGVIDERHPKFLGCAALSAGDFCHRAIESSDCIVNIGHDVIEKPPFFMRNEGLEGPGPTVIHMSTKTAEVDPVYFPHIEVIGDIANAVWQMKEVIEPSSAWKVDHMLAYRKAEIEHTAKLASDERFPIFPPHLVQQVRDAMPDNGIICLDNGVYKIWFARGYTACKPNTVLLDNALATMGAGLPSAMASAMVYPDRKVMAICGDGGFMMNSQEMETAVRLKLNITVLILNDNSYGMIRWKQANMGFEDWGLTYGNPDFVKYAESYGANGYRVESAAHLRELIAHCRDTPGVHLIDCPVDYSENDQILNKDIKALSKAL; encoded by the coding sequence ATGGCCGACGGTGCTGGCAAGAAGGCTTCGGATCTCTTTATCGAGTGCCTCGAGGAAGAGGGCTGCGAATATATCTTCGGCGTGCCGGGTGAGGAGAACCTCGATTTCCTCGACTCGCTGTCGCGCTCGAAGAAGATCAAGTTGATCCTTACCCGTCACGAGCAGGGCGCCGGCTTCATGGCCGCGACCTATGGCCGCCACACCGGCAAGACCGGTGTCTGCATCGCCACCTTGGGGCCGGGCGCGACGAACTTCGTCACCGCCGCCGCCTATGCCACGCTCGGCGGTATGCCCATGCTGATGATCACCGGCCAGAAGCCGATCAAGAAATCGAAGCAGGGCCGCTTCCAGATCCTCGACGTCGTCTCGATGATGGCGCCGATCACGAAGTTCACCCACCAGATGGCCTCGTCGGACAATATCCCGAGCCGCCTGCGCGAAGCCTATCGCCTGGCCGAGGAAGAGAAGCCGGGCGCCACCCATATCGAGCTGCCCGAGGACATCGCAGACGAGCATACCGAGGCCGTGCCGCTGAAGCGCAGCACCGTGCGCCGGCCGACCGCCGACGTGAAGTCGATCCGTCAGGCGGTCGATGCGATCCAGAGCGCCAAGTCGCCGGTCCTCGTGATCGGCGCGGGCGCCAACCGCACGATGACCTCCAAGATGCTGCTCGAGTTCATCGAGAAGACCGGCATCCCCTTCATCACCACCCAACTGGGCAAGGGCGTGATCGACGAGCGGCACCCGAAGTTCCTCGGCTGCGCGGCGCTGTCGGCGGGCGACTTCTGCCACCGCGCGATCGAATCGTCGGACTGCATCGTCAACATCGGCCACGACGTGATCGAGAAGCCGCCGTTCTTCATGCGCAACGAAGGGCTGGAAGGGCCAGGGCCGACGGTGATCCACATGTCGACCAAGACGGCCGAAGTCGATCCCGTCTATTTCCCGCATATCGAGGTGATCGGCGACATCGCCAACGCCGTCTGGCAGATGAAGGAAGTCATCGAGCCTTCCTCGGCCTGGAAGGTCGACCACATGCTCGCCTACCGCAAGGCCGAGATCGAGCACACGGCCAAGCTGGCGAGCGACGAGCGCTTCCCGATCTTCCCGCCGCATCTGGTCCAGCAGGTCCGCGATGCCATGCCCGACAACGGCATCATCTGCCTCGACAACGGCGTCTACAAGATCTGGTTCGCGCGCGGCTATACCGCCTGCAAGCCCAACACCGTGCTGCTCGACAATGCGCTGGCGACGATGGGGGCGGGGCTACCCTCGGCCATGGCCTCGGCGATGGTCTATCCCGACCGCAAGGTCATGGCGATCTGCGGCGACGGCGGCTTCATGATGAACAGCCAGGAAATGGAGACCGCGGTCCGCCTGAAGCTCAACATCACGGTGCTGATCCTCAACGACAACTCCTACGGCATGATCCGCTGGAAGCAGGCAAACATGGGCTTCGAGGACTGGGGGCTAACCTACGGCAACCCGGATTTCGTGAAGTACGCCGAAAGCTACGGTGCCAACGGCTACCGCGTGGAAAGCGCTGCGCATTTGCGCGAACTGATCGCGCATTGCCGCGACACGCCGGGCGTTCACCTGATCGATTGCCCGGTCGACTATTCGGAGAACGACCAGATCCTGAACAAGGACATCAAGGCGCTGTCGAAGGCGCTTTGA
- a CDS encoding D-2-hydroxyacid dehydrogenase, protein MSVTILTPLLLAGAALPAADGAAIQARVKAMFQPYSLPSTSKSAWEYPIFSTETAALIAHWQRVLPKDEPDALDDGDWFCLCQDFDQKKFRAVPAAAQGVAPGVAEVRVSVDLGFGETRNERLVFKREANGWRLDDLFADSDFPPRAQAEAARDHCRRRGPETPMTKTVALLNAMARPLLESRLPDWVEPRWFAGAEELLALAPEAEIGWYDAWEFNAVREALRASTRLKWINTVGAGVEVFPMDLLRERSITLTNGAGLNSITIAEYAVMGMLTIAKNYRAVVRAQDRHEWLHDAPGKGEIYDSKVLILGAGGIGGRIQNLLGSFGVEVTMMRRTPGPGILGPDEWRGRLGDFDWVIVAVASTSETTGLIGSAEFAAMKPGAAIMNFSRGFVIDTEALLGTLREGRLGAAFLDVTDPEPLPADHPLWDFDNVHISMHLSGRSQTKLVQRGAERFLDNLERYRKGEPLEHAVDLGLGY, encoded by the coding sequence ATGTCCGTGACGATCCTGACGCCGCTATTGCTGGCCGGCGCCGCATTGCCGGCGGCCGACGGCGCGGCGATTCAAGCGCGGGTCAAGGCGATGTTCCAGCCTTATAGCCTGCCGTCGACTTCCAAGTCGGCTTGGGAATATCCCATCTTCTCGACCGAAACCGCGGCGCTGATCGCGCATTGGCAGCGCGTCCTGCCCAAGGATGAGCCCGATGCGCTCGACGACGGCGACTGGTTCTGCCTGTGCCAGGATTTCGACCAGAAGAAGTTCCGCGCCGTGCCCGCGGCGGCGCAAGGTGTGGCCCCCGGCGTCGCCGAGGTTCGCGTAAGCGTCGATCTCGGTTTCGGCGAAACCCGCAACGAACGCCTGGTCTTCAAGCGCGAAGCCAACGGCTGGCGCCTCGACGACCTGTTCGCCGATTCCGATTTCCCCCCGCGGGCTCAAGCAGAAGCTGCGCGAGACCATTGCCGAAGACGAGGCCCTGAAACACCCATGACCAAGACCGTTGCCCTACTGAACGCCATGGCCCGCCCTTTGCTCGAATCGCGCCTGCCCGACTGGGTCGAGCCGCGCTGGTTTGCCGGCGCCGAGGAACTGCTCGCACTCGCGCCCGAAGCGGAGATCGGCTGGTACGATGCCTGGGAGTTCAATGCCGTCAGAGAGGCGCTGCGGGCCTCTACCCGGCTCAAGTGGATCAACACCGTCGGGGCCGGGGTGGAGGTCTTCCCGATGGACCTCCTGCGCGAGCGTAGCATCACCTTGACCAACGGGGCCGGGCTCAACTCGATCACGATCGCCGAATATGCCGTGATGGGCATGCTGACGATCGCCAAGAACTACCGCGCTGTAGTGCGCGCGCAGGACCGGCACGAATGGCTGCACGACGCGCCCGGCAAGGGCGAGATCTACGACAGCAAGGTGCTGATCCTCGGCGCGGGCGGGATCGGCGGGCGCATCCAGAACCTGCTGGGCTCGTTCGGCGTCGAAGTGACGATGATGCGCCGCACGCCGGGGCCCGGCATCCTCGGTCCGGACGAATGGCGCGGCCGGCTCGGCGATTTCGACTGGGTGATCGTCGCCGTGGCATCGACTTCAGAAACTACGGGGCTGATCGGCTCGGCCGAGTTCGCCGCGATGAAGCCCGGTGCGGCGATCATGAACTTCTCGCGCGGCTTCGTCATCGACACCGAGGCGCTACTCGGCACCTTGCGCGAAGGCCGGCTGGGCGCCGCCTTTCTCGACGTGACCGATCCCGAACCGTTGCCGGCGGACCATCCGCTATGGGACTTCGACAACGTCCACATCTCGATGCACCTGTCGGGCCGCTCGCAGACCAAGCTGGTCCAGCGCGGGGCCGAGCGGTTCCTCGACAACCTCGAGCGCTATCGCAAGGGCGAGCCGCTGGAGCACGCAGTCGATCTCGGTCTTGGCTATTGA
- a CDS encoding EamA/RhaT family transporter: MDHGLLWVPLTLVAAALQVVRNGAQANLTGKIGTLGATQVRFVFGLPFALLFLVGVLAVADAPLPHFTAAAVGWTVLGAVTQIGGTAMMLFVMHRRAFGVAYTYIKTEPVIVALLGVVLLGDHLPALAWAATGLVTAGVIFASVKPGEYDKLVSEGGMIMAGIVSGALTGLCSIAFRGAMEALPAEGNGGTFVVRALTVLASSLVVQTALLGTYLAVWEREAFIGSLREWRNSLGAGAAGAASSAFWFTAFSLTPASNVRTMSLIELPIVALTSGRLTGRKMAGHEIAGLAVVMGGVALLLYAHAA; the protein is encoded by the coding sequence ATGGACCACGGACTGCTCTGGGTGCCGCTGACCCTGGTCGCAGCGGCCTTGCAGGTGGTGCGCAACGGCGCGCAGGCCAATCTCACCGGCAAGATCGGCACGCTCGGGGCTACGCAGGTACGCTTCGTCTTCGGCCTGCCTTTCGCGCTGCTGTTCCTGGTCGGCGTGCTGGCGGTGGCTGATGCGCCGCTGCCGCATTTCACCGCTGCCGCGGTCGGTTGGACCGTGCTCGGCGCGGTCACGCAGATCGGCGGCACGGCGATGATGCTGTTCGTCATGCATCGCCGCGCCTTCGGGGTCGCCTACACCTATATCAAGACCGAGCCCGTGATCGTCGCGCTGCTCGGCGTGGTGCTGCTCGGCGATCATCTGCCGGCGCTCGCCTGGGCGGCGACAGGTCTCGTCACCGCGGGTGTGATCTTCGCTTCGGTCAAGCCCGGCGAATACGACAAGCTGGTCAGCGAGGGCGGGATGATCATGGCGGGCATCGTCTCGGGTGCGCTGACGGGGCTGTGCTCGATCGCCTTTCGCGGCGCGATGGAGGCGTTGCCCGCCGAGGGAAATGGGGGCACTTTCGTGGTCCGCGCGCTGACGGTGCTCGCGTCCTCGCTGGTGGTTCAGACCGCACTGCTCGGCACCTACCTCGCGGTATGGGAGCGGGAGGCCTTCATCGGCTCGCTGCGCGAGTGGCGCAATTCGCTCGGTGCCGGCGCGGCCGGCGCGGCGTCTTCGGCCTTCTGGTTCACGGCGTTTTCGCTGACCCCCGCCTCCAACGTGCGGACGATGTCGCTGATCGAACTGCCGATTGTCGCGCTAACCTCGGGTCGCCTCACGGGGCGCAAGATGGCGGGGCACGAGATCGCCGGCCTCGCCGTGGTGATGGGCGGCGTCGCGCTGCTGCTTTACGCCCACGCGGCTTGA
- a CDS encoding nitroreductase: MKVSEAAASRRSIRAFLDTSVDRAVLERVLETAQRAPSGGNVQPWNAVVLTGEPLARLQAAIGEALALGKAGRSMEYDIYPKGLDGAYEERRVGVGEVMMYEALGIAREDKAGRLGQFAENFRAFGAPVLMLVHTPRYMGPPQWSDIGMWLQTVMLLLRGEGLDSCPQESWAMYGRQVREAISVPEDYVFFCGLAIGRRDPAAPVNLFDVPRAPLSEVVRFEGF; this comes from the coding sequence ATGAAGGTTTCCGAAGCTGCCGCCAGCCGCCGCTCGATCCGCGCTTTCCTCGATACCTCCGTCGACCGAGCCGTGCTCGAACGCGTGCTGGAGACCGCGCAGCGCGCACCTTCAGGGGGCAACGTCCAGCCGTGGAATGCCGTGGTGCTGACCGGCGAACCGCTTGCGCGGCTCCAGGCGGCAATCGGCGAGGCGCTGGCATTGGGCAAGGCCGGGCGCTCGATGGAATACGACATCTATCCCAAGGGCCTCGACGGTGCCTACGAGGAGCGCCGCGTCGGGGTGGGCGAGGTGATGATGTACGAGGCGCTTGGCATCGCGCGCGAGGACAAGGCTGGCCGGCTTGGCCAGTTCGCAGAGAACTTCCGCGCTTTCGGGGCGCCGGTGCTGATGCTCGTGCATACGCCGCGCTACATGGGACCACCGCAGTGGTCGGACATCGGCATGTGGCTGCAGACGGTCATGCTGCTGCTGCGCGGGGAGGGGCTCGACTCCTGCCCGCAGGAAAGCTGGGCGATGTATGGTCGGCAGGTGCGCGAGGCGATCTCCGTGCCTGAGGATTATGTCTTCTTCTGCGGCCTGGCCATCGGCCGCCGCGATCCGGCGGCGCCGGTCAACCTGTTCGACGTTCCGCGCGCGCCATTGTCCGAGGTTGTCCGGTTCGAGGGGTTCTGA
- a CDS encoding nitroreductase, producing the protein MKLSEAVASRRSVRSFLDKPVDLAVLRRVLEKAQMSPSGCNFQPWEATVLTGEPLRALQAKMIAAGAQDPKEYDVIPHGIPQAYMDRLGVITARRLDKEGIAREDAAKRAASNARNWNGFGAPVLLLCYLPRVMGPPQWSDVGMWLQTVMLLLREEGLDSCAQESLAAHGRLIKQHIGVSDESHVFFCGMAIGYRDDEAPINHYERSRVALDEAVRFHGFD; encoded by the coding sequence ATGAAGCTATCCGAAGCCGTTGCCTCGCGCCGTTCGGTCCGTTCCTTTCTCGATAAGCCGGTAGACCTCGCGGTGCTGCGCCGCGTGCTCGAGAAGGCGCAGATGAGTCCGTCGGGTTGCAACTTCCAGCCGTGGGAAGCGACGGTGCTCACGGGTGAGCCGCTGCGAGCATTGCAGGCAAAGATGATCGCCGCGGGAGCTCAGGATCCCAAGGAATACGACGTCATCCCGCATGGCATTCCGCAGGCGTACATGGACCGGCTCGGCGTCATCACCGCGCGCCGCCTCGACAAGGAGGGCATTGCCCGCGAGGACGCGGCCAAGCGCGCTGCATCGAACGCGCGCAACTGGAACGGGTTCGGCGCGCCGGTGCTGCTGCTCTGCTATCTGCCGCGTGTCATGGGCCCGCCGCAGTGGTCCGACGTGGGGATGTGGCTGCAGACCGTGATGCTTCTGCTCCGCGAGGAAGGCCTCGATAGCTGCGCCCAGGAATCGCTGGCTGCGCACGGCCGGTTGATCAAGCAGCACATCGGCGTCAGCGATGAGAGCCACGTGTTCTTCTGTGGCATGGCAATCGGCTACCGCGACGATGAGGCCCCGATCAATCACTACGAGCGCAGCCGCGTGGCGCTGGATGAAGCCGTTCGGTTTCACGGTTTCGACTAG